A single genomic interval of Prionailurus viverrinus isolate Anna chromosome A2, UM_Priviv_1.0, whole genome shotgun sequence harbors:
- the SIRT6 gene encoding NAD-dependent protein deacylase sirtuin-6 isoform X2 → MSVNYAAGLSPYADKGKCGLPEIFDPPEELERKVRELAQLVWQSSSVVFHTGAGISTASGIPDFRGPHGVWTMEERGLAPKFDTTFESARPTKTHMALVQLERVGLLCFLVSQNVDGLHVRSGFPRDKLAELHGNMFVEECAKCKTQYVRDTVVGSMGLKATGRLCTVAKARGLRACRGELKDTVLDWEDALPDRDLTLADEASRSGPAGTSHSPPSAEEVDWSLSTFSPPSTYVLSPP, encoded by the exons ATGTCGGTGAATTACGCGGCGGGACTGTCGCCGTACGCGGACAAGGGCAAGTGTGGCCTCCCCGAG ATCTTCGACCCCCCGGAGGAGTTGGAGCGGAAGGTGCGGGAGCTGGCGCAGCTGGTCTGGCAGTCCTCCAGTGTGGTGTTCCACACGGGGGCCGGCATCAGCACCGCCTCGGGCATCCCCGACTTCAG GGGCCCCCACGGCGTCTGGACGATGGAGGAGCGGGGCCTGGCCCCCAAATTCGACACCACCTTCGAGAGCGCGCGGCCCACGAAGACCCACATGGCACTGGTGCAGCTGGAGCGCGTGGGCCTCCTGTGCTTCCTGGTCAGCCAGAACGTGGACGGGCTGCACGTGCGCTCTGGCTTCCCCAG GGACAAGCTGGCGGAGCTTCACGGAAACATGTTCGTGGAGGAATGCGCCAAGTGTAAGAC GCAGTATGTCCGGGACACCGTCGTGGGCAGTATGGGCCTCAAGGCCACGGGCCGGCTCTGCACCGTGGCCAAGGCCAGGGGGCTGCGTGCTTGCAG gggCGAGCTGAAGGACACCGTCCTGGACTGGGAAGACGCCCTGCCTGACCGGGACCTCACCCTCGCCGACGAGGCCAGCAG ATCCGGCCCAGCGGGAACCTCCCACTCGCCACCAAGCGCCGAGGAGGTCGACTGGTCATTGTCAACCTTCAGCCCACCAAGCACGTACGTGCTGAGCCCACCCTGA
- the SIRT6 gene encoding NAD-dependent protein deacylase sirtuin-6 isoform X1: protein MSVNYAAGLSPYADKGKCGLPEIFDPPEELERKVRELAQLVWQSSSVVFHTGAGISTASGIPDFRGPHGVWTMEERGLAPKFDTTFESARPTKTHMALVQLERVGLLCFLVSQNVDGLHVRSGFPRDKLAELHGNMFVEECAKCKTQYVRDTVVGSMGLKATGRLCTVAKARGLRACRGELKDTVLDWEDALPDRDLTLADEASRNADLSITLGTSLQIRPSGNLPLATKRRGGRLVIVNLQPTKHDRHADLRIHGYVDEVMTRLMEHLGLEIPTWDGPRVLERALPPLPRPPAPKLEPKEEAPTQLNGPAPASPKPEPSAEPCTQHNGSGPTSPKREPLDSPAPHRPPKRVKAEAVPS, encoded by the exons ATGTCGGTGAATTACGCGGCGGGACTGTCGCCGTACGCGGACAAGGGCAAGTGTGGCCTCCCCGAG ATCTTCGACCCCCCGGAGGAGTTGGAGCGGAAGGTGCGGGAGCTGGCGCAGCTGGTCTGGCAGTCCTCCAGTGTGGTGTTCCACACGGGGGCCGGCATCAGCACCGCCTCGGGCATCCCCGACTTCAG GGGCCCCCACGGCGTCTGGACGATGGAGGAGCGGGGCCTGGCCCCCAAATTCGACACCACCTTCGAGAGCGCGCGGCCCACGAAGACCCACATGGCACTGGTGCAGCTGGAGCGCGTGGGCCTCCTGTGCTTCCTGGTCAGCCAGAACGTGGACGGGCTGCACGTGCGCTCTGGCTTCCCCAG GGACAAGCTGGCGGAGCTTCACGGAAACATGTTCGTGGAGGAATGCGCCAAGTGTAAGAC GCAGTATGTCCGGGACACCGTCGTGGGCAGTATGGGCCTCAAGGCCACGGGCCGGCTCTGCACCGTGGCCAAGGCCAGGGGGCTGCGTGCTTGCAG gggCGAGCTGAAGGACACCGTCCTGGACTGGGAAGACGCCCTGCCTGACCGGGACCTCACCCTCGCCGACGAGGCCAGCAG GAACGCAGACCTGTCCATCACTCTGGGCACCTCCCTGCAAATCCGGCCCAGCGGGAACCTCCCACTCGCCACCAAGCGCCGAGGAGGTCGACTGGTCATTGTCAACCTTCAGCCCACCAAGCAC GACCGCCACGCCGACCTGCGTATCCATGGCTACGTGGATGAGGTCATGACCAGGCTCATGGAGCACCTGGGCCTGGAGATCCCCACCTGGGACGGCCCTCGAGTGCTGGAGAGGGCGCTGCCCCCCCTGCCTCGCCCGCCTGCCCCCAAGCTGGAGCCCAAGGAGGAGGCCCCCACCCAGCTCAATGGCCCAGCACCCGCCAGCCCCAAGCCGGAGCCCTCTGCCGAGCCCTGTACCCAGCACAACGGCTCTGGGCCTACCAGCCCCAAGAGGGAGCCGCTGGACAGTCCTGCACCCCACAGGCCCCCCAAGAGGGTGAAGGCTGAAGCGGTTCCCAGCTGA